Genomic window (Streptomyces liliiviolaceus):
ATCTTCAGCAGCGCCTCGGGCAGGGAGACCAGGCCCCGGCCCTCCTGGAGCGGCCCGGGCAGCGGGTCGACGGCCTCCTGGGCGCTCGGCAGGACCGTCTGCACGGCCTTGGCGATCTTCCAGGACTCCAGTTTGGCGGTGGCGGGGTAGAGCGGGATCAGCGCTCCGGCCCAGGTGTCCACCGTCTCGTCCGCGTCCTCCCCGCGCAGCAGCTCGTAGGCCGGATGGGCCAGCTGGAGGCGGCGGTTGAAGACGGAGACCTTGCCGGAGAACAGCGCGCGGGTGCCGGGCAGGAGCTCCTTGTGGGGCTTGTGCACGCCGTTGCCGAAGAAGACCAGCTTGAGCCGGCCGCTGCCGTCCGTGATGGTCACTTCGAGGCGCTGGCCCTTGCCACGGGGTGCCTTGGCCGAGGCGAAGGTGAGCAGACGGGCGTCGTCGACCTGGGCGACCACCGTCACGTGCTCGTCCATGGGCAGGTCGGCGAGGTGCGTGAGCTGCCCGCGCTCCTCGTATCTGCGCGGATAGTGGTGCAGCAGGTCGCCGACGGTGTGCAGGCCGAGATGCTCGGCCATCACCTTCGCGGTGGCGGGTCCGAGCACCTTCTTCAGTGGTTCTTCGAGCGCGGGCACGAGATCCATTGCACACCACCCCACTGACAATGCCGTATACGTACCGGAAATCCCCTGGTCAGACGGCTCGTTCCGGCCCTAGGATGTCGCCCTCCGGCACTGTTCGCGGTCGCCTCGTCACGGGACCGCCCGACCCCGCGCCGTCGCACGTCCCCCCACCGGCGCAGCGACGATGGACTCCCAGACCTCACAGCCGTCCCAGGCATCCCAGTCACCTCATTCGTTCCAGGTCGACCTGCGCGGCCTCGTGGACCTTCTCTCCCACCACCTCTACTCCAGTCCCAAGGTCTATCTGCGCGAACTGCTGCAGAACGCCGTGGACGCGATCACCGCCCGGCGTGCCGAGCAGCCGGACGCACCCGCCCTGGTGCGGCTGTTCGCCGAGGACGGCACCCTGCGCGTGGAGGATTCCGGGATCGGCCTCACCGAGGAGGACGTGCACAGCCTCCTGGCGACCATCGGCCGCAGTTCCAAGCGGGCGGAAGGCCTGGAATCGGCCCGTTCCGACTTCCTGGGCCAGTTCGGTATCGGCCTGCTCGCCTGCTTCGTGGTGGCCGAGCGCATCCGGGTGGTCAGCCGCAGCGCGCGTACGCCCGACGCACCGCCCGTGGAGTGGACGGCGAGCGACGACGGCTCGTACCGGGTCCGTACGCTGCCGCCCGGGGCCCGTGCCGAACCGGGCACCACCGTGTACCTGGAGGCCCGTCCGGGCGCCGCCGACTGGCTGGCCGGGGAGCGGGTGCTGGCGCTGGCCCGGGACTTCGGTTCGCTGCTGCCGTACGACGTCCGGGTGGGCGACGAGGCCGTGACGGATCTGCCGGCGCCCTGGGACCGCTCGTATCCCGGTCCGGCCGCCCGGCGGGTCGCCCTGGCCCGGCACTGCCACGACCTGTTCGGCTTCACCCCGCTGGACTCGATCGAGCTGAACGTGCCGCTGGCCGGGATCCGCGGAGTGGCGTACGTGCTGCCGTCCGCGGTCAGCCCCGCACAGCGCGCCGGGCATCGCGTCCACCTGAAGGGCATGCTGCTCACCGAGCGGGCCGAACAGCTGCTGCCCGACTGGGCGTTCTTCGTGCGCTGCGTCCTGGACACGGACAGCCTGCGGCCCACCGCGTCCCGGGAGTCGCTGTACGAGGACGAGACCCTGGCGGGCGTACGGGAGGCGCTCGGCGAGCGGATCCGGACCTGGCTGACGGGGCTCGCGGCCGGGGATCCGGAGCGGCTCGCCGCCTTCCTGTCCGTGCACCACCTGGGGGTGAAGTCCCTGGCGCGGCACGACGGCGAGATGCTGCGCACGATGCTGCCGTGGCTGCCGTTCGAGACCACCGACGGACGGCTGTCCCTGGAGGAGTTCGCGCAGCGGCATCCGGTGGTGCACTTCACGCGGACCGTGGAGGAGTACCGGCAGGTCGCGCAGATCGCGTCCGCGCAGGGCGTGGGGGTCGTCAACGGCGGCTACACGTACGACACCGAACTGGTCGAGGCCCTGCCCTCCGTGCGCCCGGGGACGGTCGTCGCGGAGCTGGACGCCGACACGGTGACCGCGCATCTGGACGCGGTCGACCCGGCGGTGGAGCTGGCCCTGTCGGCCTTCCTGGGGGCCGCGCGGGCGAAACTCGACCCCCTGGGATGCGATGTCGTCCTACGGGCCTTCCATCCGCTCTCCGTACCGGCGCTGCACCTCGACGACCGGGCGGCCCGCCACGAGCAGGCACGCGCGGACGCCGAGGAGCAGGCCGACGACCTGTGGGCGGGCATCCTCGGCTCGCTGCGCGGCACCGCCCCGCGCGCGCGGCTGGTGCTCAACCATCTGAACCCGCTGATCCGGCGGATCAGTTCGCTCGACGACCGCGAGCTGATCGGCACGGCCGCGGAATCGCTCTACGGACAGGCCCTGCTGATGGCGCAGCGTCCGCTGCGGCCCGCGGACTCGGCGCTGCTGAACCGCGCGTTCATGGGCCTCCTGGAGTGGGCCACCCACAACGACCCCCCGGAGGAGGGCCACCGATGAGCGAGCCCATGAACACGGACAGGGACTTCGACGCGCTGCGCCGGGCGATGCAGGACAACTACGAGCAGCCGGAGGGCCCCGCCCGCAACGCGCGCGCGGAACAGCTGCTCACCGAGGCCGAGAAGCTGAACATCCCGCTCGCCGTGATCGAGGCGCTCGGCCACCAGCTGAAGGTCTACAACTACAGCTCCGAGAAGGACCGGATGTTCGTCCCCTTCGCGCGCCTGCTGCGCATGTGGGACGAACGGCCCGAGGACTTCGACGCGTACGAGATCCACTCCCTGCACTGGGTCTTCAAGTGGGTGTCCTCGGGGATGCTCGGCCAGCCGCACATACCGCTCGCCTCCGTCGAGAAGTGGCTCGGCGAGATGGAACACCGCTACCGGCTCGCCGGACACTCCGAACGGGCCGTGCGCGCGGCCGAGTTCACCGTGGCCCGGGAGGTCGGGGACCTGGAGCGGGCCGAGCGCGCGTACACGGCGTGGCTCGCCGCGGACCGGGACGCCATGGCCGACTGCCACGCCTGCGAACTGCACGACCAGGGCGGCTGGCGGGCGGAGCGGGGCGCGGACGCCGAAGCCCTTGAGCTGTGGCGGCCGGTCCTGGAGGGCGAGTACACCTGCGCCCACGAACCGCACGCCGTCCTCGCGTCCTCGCTGCTGCCCCTGCTGCGCCTCGGCCGTACGGATGAGGCACGCGCCCACCACTTGCGCGGTTTCCGGCTGGTGCGCCCCATGGAGAGCATGCGCGGCGCGTACGCGGACCACGTCGAGTTCTGCGCGCTGAGCGGCAACGAGGCACGCGCTCTGGAGCTGCTCGCGGAGCGGCCCTCGTACTTCACGGACAGCGGGGAGCCGCGCAGCCGCATGGACTTCCTGGCCGTGGTCACCCTGCTGGCGGACCGGCTGACCTCCCTCGGGCTCGGCGCCCAGGCCGTGCCGGGTCCGGCGGGGCGCACCTGGACGGCGGGCGAACTCGCCGCCCACGCGCGCGTGGAGGCCCTTTCCCTGGCCGGGCGCTTCGACGCGCGCAACGGCACGACGCGGGTGAGCGAGCGGATCCGCCGGCGCATGGACCGGCAGCCGCTGGTGGAGCGCCTGCCGCTGGGGGTACGGGCGACGGTGCGGACCGGCGCCGCCACCGCCCCCGTGCGGCCGGCGTCGGCTCCCGTCACCGATGCGGGGCCGGAGCTGCCCGCGCTGCTCGCCGAGGCCCGGCGGCTCTCCGCGTCGCTGCACCCGGAGTCCGTCGCGGCCTGGGCGGCGGTCGCCGAGGCCGTAGAAGCCGTAGAAGCCGTAGAGGCCGTCGGGGGCGTCGAGGCCGTCGGGGAGCAGGCGCTGACTGCGCGCGACCGTGCGGAGATGACCGACCACGAGGCGATGGGCCTCGGCCCGGAGGGCGTGGAACTGTTCGCCCGCGCCGCCGAGTTGTACGAGGACGCGGGCGACCCGGGCGAGGCGCTGGCGGCACGCGCGCGTGGAGCGTACGCGCTGGCCCTGTCCGGCCGGAGCGAGGAGGCACTGGACGCGGTCTCGGAGCCGTACGAGCGGGTGCTCGCGCTCTTCGCGGAGGGTGCGACCGGGCTCCCGCAGGCCGCTTCCGTGCTGGTCGGGCGGGCCCGGATCCTGCTGCGGCGGGTGCATGAGACGGCGGGGACGAACGGGCCGAACGGTGGCCCGAACGGTGGCTCAGGGGGCGGATCGAGGGTTTCGGCCGCCGCCAGGAACGCCGCCCGGGAGTTGCTGGCCCTCGCCGGGCCGGGCGCCGGGGACGATCTCCTGGTCGCCTCACGGGCCGCGGAGGCGCAGGCGATGCTCGGCGAGCTCGCGGCGCTCTCCGGAGACGCGGAGAAGGCCGCCGGGCTGCTCACGGAGGCGTCGGAGGCGTTCGTCGCGGCCGGGGTGCCGTGGTTCGCGGTGGAGTACGAGGCCCGGCTGACCGGGCTCGCGCGCCAGCTGGGCGACGCCGAGGCGGCAGAGCGGGCGGCCAGGGCGGCGCTGGAGCACGGGGCGCCCTTCGTGGAGGCGGTCGGGCAGGCCCAGTTGCATCTCCAGCTGGCCGAGATACTCGGCGCCACGGGGCGGTTCGGGGACGCGGCGGACCACGCCCTGGAGGCGTCGCACTGGGCCGACGAGGGCGGCGAGAGTGCCACGCTGGGCGCCTGGGCGCGGCATCAGCTGGGCGGCTTCCTGCTGCGCCAGGAGCGGTGGGCGGAGGCCGCGGAGGTCCTGGAGTCGGCGCTGGCGGAACTGAGCGCGGACACGCACGGCGACGAGGCGGTCGTGCAGACCCGGTGGTGGCTGGGCGACTGCCTCACCGAGCTGGGTGAGCACCGCGAGGCGGCCGAGCACTGGCTCCGGGCGGCCGACATCGCCCGGCGGTGGCCGGAGCAGCAGGACCACGCGACGCTCGCGCACCTCGCCGCGGAGGCGCTCGGGCACGCGGGGCTGCTTTCCGAGGCGGAGCTTGCCTACGAGCGCGCCGGTGATCTGTGGGCGACCCTCGGGAACGTCCACGGGCTGGTCCGGTCGTTGCGGGCCCGCGCGTGGCTCGCCGTGCGCGGGCGGGACGGCGGGGGCCCGGAGGACGCCGGGGCGCCGGAAAGTGCGCGGGAGTTGATGGGGCTGGCGGTCGGGGCGTGCGAGGCGGGTGTGGCCGGGGTTGTGTCCCTGGCCGGGGACGGAGGCGAGGGCGGTCACGGTGACGGTGAGGCTGCTCGTGCGTCGCTCGTCGCCGAACTCGCCCATACGCATCGGCAGTTCGGGGACCTGGTTGCCCGGTCCGTGCCCGAGGACGCCGCGGACGACGTGATCCGTGCCGTGTTCGAGGAGGCGCTGGGGCATTTCACGCTGGCCGTGTCGGGGTTTCTCTCGCTCGGCGAGGACGCTGTCCATGACTGGACGGGGGCGTTGCTTGCGGCGGGGTGGATCGAGGCGGACCTTGAGCGGCCGGGCGAGGCTGTTGGGCGGGCCCGGGCGGTCCTCGACGCCTACGCCCACGCCCACGCCCACGCCGCCGACGAGGTCGGGGTGGCTCGGGTCGCCGAGGCGGAGCGGTTGTTGCGGGCTGCGGGAGGGGACTGACGGTCGGGTGCGGGTGCGGGTGCGCTGTGGCTTGTCGCGCAGTTCCCCGCGCCCCTGGGACGGGGCTTCGCCCCGGAGGGGTTGTGGGGTGGGTGCGGGCTCGGTGGGGGCCGCTCGCGCCGTTCCCCGCGCCCCTTACGGGGCCCACCGGTTCATCGCTGCGTCCAGCTTTCGCCCTGAAGGGGCGCCGGTCGCGCCCTTCCCCGCGCCTCTTGCGAGGCTCAGGGGGTGGCTACTCCACGCCGATCAGTAGCAGTGCCCCCTGGTGGCCGCCCCGGTACACCACCGTGTCCACGGCCAGGTAGGACTCGCGGACCCTCGCTTCCAGGTGGTCCGCGATCGTGGTGGGGGCCTCGTCGCCCAGGACCAGGGTGACCATCTCGCCGCCCGCCGAGAGCATGCGGTTGAGGACCGACTCGGCGGTGGCCGTGACGTCGGAGCCGATCACGGCCACGTCGCCGTCGATGAGGCCGAGGACGTCGCCGGCCTGGCAGATGCCGGCCATGGTCCAGGACTGGCGTTCCGCGACCTCCACCTCGGCGTACCGGGTCGCGCCCGCCGCCGAGGTCATCGCGACCACGTCCTCGTCGAAGCGCCGCTCGGGCTCGTGCACGGCGAGCGCGGCGATCCCCTGCACCGCCGAGCGTGTGGGGATCAGCGCGACCCGTACGCCCTCGGCGCGGGCCTGCTCGGCCGCCGCGGCGGCCGTGTGGCGCAGTTCGGCGTCGTTCGGCAGCAGGACCACCTCCAGGGCGTGGGCCCGCCGTACCGCGTCCACGAGCTCTCCGCTGGCCGGCGGCTCCCCGGGGCGCGCGAGGACGGTGGTGGCCCCGGCCTCGGCGTAGAGCCGCGCGAGGCCCTCCCCGGGGACGACGGCCACGACCGCGCGCTGCGCCCTCTGCCGGACCGGCCGGACCGTCGAGCCCGTGGTGTGCGCGTCGGCGGGACCGAAGTGCGTGATCCGGATCCGGTACGGGCGGCCGGCCTCGACCCCCGCCTCCACGGCCGCGCCCGCGTCGTCGACGTGGACGTGCACGTTCCACAGCCCGTCCCCGCCGACCACGACGAGCGAGTCCCCGAGCGTGTCGAGCCGGTCGCGCAGCCGTGCCACGGCCGTGTCGTCCGCCTCCAGGAGGTAGATCACCTCGAAGGCCGGGCCGCTCTCGTCCCGGACGGGTGCGGAACCGGGACCGCCGTCGGCGCACTCCGCCGCCTCGGCCTCCACGCGCGCGTGGGGCGCGAGCACCGGGACCGCGCCCATGGCGGGGGCCGCGCCGGTGAACGTCTCCACCAGCGCCTCCAGCACGGCCACCAGTCCCCGTCCGCCCGCGTCGACCACTCCGGCCCGTTCCAGGACCGCCAGCTGCCCGGGGGTCGCCGCGAGCGCCGCCCGCGCACCCTCGTACGCGGCCCGTGCGACCGCCGCGCAGTCCCCCTCGACGCCCGTGGCGGCGTCGGCGGCGGCCGTGGCGACCGTGAGGACCGTGCCCTCGACCGGGTGCGCGACGGCCTGCCTGGCCGCGTCGGCCGCGTGCCGCAGGGCGAGCCCGAGGCCCGGGCCGTCGGTCCGCTCGGTGGCCGTGTCCGCGGCGAGCACCTGGGCCATGCCCCGCAGGAGCTGCGCGAGGATCGTCCCCGAGTTGCCGCGCGCCCCGATGAGGGCGCCGTGCGCCATGGCCCGTACCGCGTCGGCGAGTGTGGGCGGCTCGATCAGCGGCCCGCCTGGCATCGCCCCCTCGGACGCCGGACCCTCGGTCACCGGACCCTCGTGTGTGGTGCCGACCACGGACATCGCCGCGTGCGCCGCGAAGACCGCCTCGACCGCGGCGGCGGCCGACTCGACGGTCAGATAGAGGTTGGTGCCGGTGTCCCCGTCGGCGACGGGATAGACATTGATCGCGTCGATCTCCTCGCGCGCACGGCCGAGGGCCTCCAGCGCGAGTCCGCACCAGGCACGTACCGCGGATGCGTCCAATGTCTGCGGCACCTGCGGCACCTGCGCCTCCTTGAGCAGCCGGTCTGAGCGGCCGGACCGAGCGGCCGAACGTCCGACGCAGCGTAGACCCAGGTGGGGTGCCGACCGGAAGAGGGCCGGGAGGGACCCCGCACGGGACATGGTAGTTTCGTTGTACGGACGCAGTCGTTGTATGCTGCTCCGGTTGCCCGATCTCATCGGGCCTTCCCCTGGCAGCGCCACTCAGATCCTACGATCCTGATCCCGGCATGCCGGGATCCACCGTAAGAGCATCTGAAGTCTTTGGAGTGACCCGTGGCTGCCAACTGCGACGTCTGTGGCAAGGGGCCGAGCTTCGGCAACAGCATCTCGCACTCGCACCGCCGTACGTCCCGTCGCTGGAACCCGAACATCCAGCGCGTCCGTACCGTGGTCGGCGGGACGCCGAAGCGCGTCAACGCTTGCACCTCGTGCATCAAGGCCGGCAAGGTCTCGCGCTGACATCTGCACAGCGCGCAGCCACTGCTGGTCCACCGCTCAAAGCCGGTCCCCCTCACGGAGGACCGGCTTTCTGCTGTTCCCGGACATCGCGGCGATACGGCGCCCCGGCTACCCGGTCACTCTCGGTCGCTCCCGGCCTCTGAGGTGAACCGCCAGCCGTGATGGACCGGGCCTATCCCGGCCCCGAGCGCGAATCCGGCCGCGATCGCCCCGGTGACGTACTCCTTCGCCGCCACCACCGCGTCCGGCACCGACAGCCCCTTCGCCAGCTCGGAGGCGATCGCGCTCGCGAGCGTGCACCCCGTGCCGTGGGTGTGCCGGTTGTCGAACCGGGGCGCGCTCAGCCACAGCTCGTCGGAGCCGTCGGTGAGGTAGTCCACCGCGTCCCCGCTCAGGTGCCCGCCCTTGATCAGCGCCCAGGCGGGCCCGTACGACAGCACGGCCTCCGCCGCCCGCCGCATCCCGTCCTCCGACTCGACCGTGACCCCCGTGAGCTGGGCCACCTCGTCGAGGTTCGGTGTCGCCACCGTGGCGACCGGGAGCAACTTCGTCCGTACGGAGTCCAGGGCTGACGAGGCCAGCAGGGAGTCGCCGTGCTTGGAGACTCCGACCGGGTCGACCACGGCCGGTGCGTCGGTGCCGCCGATCAACTCGGCCACGGCCTCCACGAGTTCGGCGGAGGAGAGCATGCCGGTCTTGACCGCCTGGACGCCGATGTCGTCGACCACGCTGCGGTACTGGGCCCGCACCGCCTCCACCGGCAGCTCCCAGGCGCCCTGTACGCCGAGGGAGTTCTGCGCGGTGACGGCGGTGAGCACGCTCATGCCGTGCACGCCGAGCGCGAGCATGGTCTTCAGGTCGGCCTGGATCCCGGCCCCGCCACCGGAGTCGGAGCCCGCGACCGTCAGCACACGCGGCGGGGTGCGGGGAGGGGCATCCGGCGGGGTGCGGGAAGGGACGCTCTGCGGGGTGCTCATGACTCGATGTCCCCGAAGTGGTCCCAGCCGCCCTTGCTGGTCCAGGGCGCCCCGTCGACGGTGACCTGGGGAAGCGCCGACGGGTTGAGGACCTCGCCGATCACCTTCCAGCGGGCGGGCAGTTTCACGTCCGCCGGGAAGGTCGCGACGATCGCGTGGTCCTCGCCGCCGGTGAGCACCCACTGGATCGGGTCGACGCCGACGGCCTGACCGATGTCGTTCATCTGCGTGGGGATGTCCACGGCACCGGAGCGGATGTCGATGCGGACCTTGCTGGCCTCGGCGATGTGCCCGAGGTCGGCGATCAGCCCGTCGCTGACGTCCGTCATGGAGGTCGCGCCGAGCCCGGCCGCCGCGGGGCCCGCGTGGTACGGCGGTTCCGGGCGCCGGTGGGCCTCGACGAAGGCGCGCGGCGAGCGGAAGCCGCGGGAGAGCACGGCGTGCCCGGCCGCGGACCAGCCCAGCCAGCCCGTCACGGCCACCACGTCGCCGGGCCGGGCGCCGGCCCGGGTCACCGGCTCGTGGT
Coding sequences:
- a CDS encoding HSP90 family protein, with the translated sequence MDSQTSQPSQASQSPHSFQVDLRGLVDLLSHHLYSSPKVYLRELLQNAVDAITARRAEQPDAPALVRLFAEDGTLRVEDSGIGLTEEDVHSLLATIGRSSKRAEGLESARSDFLGQFGIGLLACFVVAERIRVVSRSARTPDAPPVEWTASDDGSYRVRTLPPGARAEPGTTVYLEARPGAADWLAGERVLALARDFGSLLPYDVRVGDEAVTDLPAPWDRSYPGPAARRVALARHCHDLFGFTPLDSIELNVPLAGIRGVAYVLPSAVSPAQRAGHRVHLKGMLLTERAEQLLPDWAFFVRCVLDTDSLRPTASRESLYEDETLAGVREALGERIRTWLTGLAAGDPERLAAFLSVHHLGVKSLARHDGEMLRTMLPWLPFETTDGRLSLEEFAQRHPVVHFTRTVEEYRQVAQIASAQGVGVVNGGYTYDTELVEALPSVRPGTVVAELDADTVTAHLDAVDPAVELALSAFLGAARAKLDPLGCDVVLRAFHPLSVPALHLDDRAARHEQARADAEEQADDLWAGILGSLRGTAPRARLVLNHLNPLIRRISSLDDRELIGTAAESLYGQALLMAQRPLRPADSALLNRAFMGLLEWATHNDPPEEGHR
- a CDS encoding tetratricopeptide repeat protein, with amino-acid sequence MNTDRDFDALRRAMQDNYEQPEGPARNARAEQLLTEAEKLNIPLAVIEALGHQLKVYNYSSEKDRMFVPFARLLRMWDERPEDFDAYEIHSLHWVFKWVSSGMLGQPHIPLASVEKWLGEMEHRYRLAGHSERAVRAAEFTVAREVGDLERAERAYTAWLAADRDAMADCHACELHDQGGWRAERGADAEALELWRPVLEGEYTCAHEPHAVLASSLLPLLRLGRTDEARAHHLRGFRLVRPMESMRGAYADHVEFCALSGNEARALELLAERPSYFTDSGEPRSRMDFLAVVTLLADRLTSLGLGAQAVPGPAGRTWTAGELAAHARVEALSLAGRFDARNGTTRVSERIRRRMDRQPLVERLPLGVRATVRTGAATAPVRPASAPVTDAGPELPALLAEARRLSASLHPESVAAWAAVAEAVEAVEAVEAVGGVEAVGEQALTARDRAEMTDHEAMGLGPEGVELFARAAELYEDAGDPGEALAARARGAYALALSGRSEEALDAVSEPYERVLALFAEGATGLPQAASVLVGRARILLRRVHETAGTNGPNGGPNGGSGGGSRVSAAARNAARELLALAGPGAGDDLLVASRAAEAQAMLGELAALSGDAEKAAGLLTEASEAFVAAGVPWFAVEYEARLTGLARQLGDAEAAERAARAALEHGAPFVEAVGQAQLHLQLAEILGATGRFGDAADHALEASHWADEGGESATLGAWARHQLGGFLLRQERWAEAAEVLESALAELSADTHGDEAVVQTRWWLGDCLTELGEHREAAEHWLRAADIARRWPEQQDHATLAHLAAEALGHAGLLSEAELAYERAGDLWATLGNVHGLVRSLRARAWLAVRGRDGGGPEDAGAPESARELMGLAVGACEAGVAGVVSLAGDGGEGGHGDGEAARASLVAELAHTHRQFGDLVARSVPEDAADDVIRAVFEEALGHFTLAVSGFLSLGEDAVHDWTGALLAAGWIEADLERPGEAVGRARAVLDAYAHAHAHAADEVGVARVAEAERLLRAAGGD
- a CDS encoding DAK2 domain-containing protein — translated: MPQVPQTLDASAVRAWCGLALEALGRAREEIDAINVYPVADGDTGTNLYLTVESAAAAVEAVFAAHAAMSVVGTTHEGPVTEGPASEGAMPGGPLIEPPTLADAVRAMAHGALIGARGNSGTILAQLLRGMAQVLAADTATERTDGPGLGLALRHAADAARQAVAHPVEGTVLTVATAAADAATGVEGDCAAVARAAYEGARAALAATPGQLAVLERAGVVDAGGRGLVAVLEALVETFTGAAPAMGAVPVLAPHARVEAEAAECADGGPGSAPVRDESGPAFEVIYLLEADDTAVARLRDRLDTLGDSLVVVGGDGLWNVHVHVDDAGAAVEAGVEAGRPYRIRITHFGPADAHTTGSTVRPVRQRAQRAVVAVVPGEGLARLYAEAGATTVLARPGEPPASGELVDAVRRAHALEVVLLPNDAELRHTAAAAAEQARAEGVRVALIPTRSAVQGIAALAVHEPERRFDEDVVAMTSAAGATRYAEVEVAERQSWTMAGICQAGDVLGLIDGDVAVIGSDVTATAESVLNRMLSAGGEMVTLVLGDEAPTTIADHLEARVRESYLAVDTVVYRGGHQGALLLIGVE
- the rpmB gene encoding 50S ribosomal protein L28; its protein translation is MAANCDVCGKGPSFGNSISHSHRRTSRRWNPNIQRVRTVVGGTPKRVNACTSCIKAGKVSR
- the thiD gene encoding bifunctional hydroxymethylpyrimidine kinase/phosphomethylpyrimidine kinase; amino-acid sequence: MSTPQSVPSRTPPDAPPRTPPRVLTVAGSDSGGGAGIQADLKTMLALGVHGMSVLTAVTAQNSLGVQGAWELPVEAVRAQYRSVVDDIGVQAVKTGMLSSAELVEAVAELIGGTDAPAVVDPVGVSKHGDSLLASSALDSVRTKLLPVATVATPNLDEVAQLTGVTVESEDGMRRAAEAVLSYGPAWALIKGGHLSGDAVDYLTDGSDELWLSAPRFDNRHTHGTGCTLASAIASELAKGLSVPDAVVAAKEYVTGAIAAGFALGAGIGPVHHGWRFTSEAGSDRE
- a CDS encoding thiamine-phosphate kinase gives rise to the protein MKGTVGELGEFGLIKELTSRLTTTPAVRVGPGDDAAVVAAPDRRVVASTDILLEGRHFRRDWSTAYDVGRKAAAQNLADIAAMGAVPTALLLGLVVPAELPATWPSELMDGLRDECQVAGAAVVGGDVVRGDTITVAITALGDLRNHEPVTRAGARPGDVVAVTGWLGWSAAGHAVLSRGFRSPRAFVEAHRRPEPPYHAGPAAAGLGATSMTDVSDGLIADLGHIAEASKVRIDIRSGAVDIPTQMNDIGQAVGVDPIQWVLTGGEDHAIVATFPADVKLPARWKVIGEVLNPSALPQVTVDGAPWTSKGGWDHFGDIES